A part of Halobacillus shinanisalinarum genomic DNA contains:
- a CDS encoding sensor domain-containing protein → MGHTLLTPFMDETGKVVQILAMTKDITELAKKEQELDPVHAVYRSLLKNTADAILIVELDGKVLETNPAFEKLYGFTKEELKKERFPFVPFSLKSEADELIEKAVRKKHISAYETKRRHKNGDWVDVSVTVSPIYGNDGTVIGVSSIIRNISEQKIMNQKLKAGRSRYQSLFEFNPHPIVTLTLRGTITKANPAVLQMLNLKEDELLHSSITKWVHGEEIDHVKQHMRGSISGKKMWFQTRFMARSNERIVNVFLTPILTGQRKDGMYAILEDITEKEAAVKALKQSEAKFKLIADHSQDLISVFSPYGKLMYGSPSHVDFFGFDPTDADVDKIATVVHPKEMGQLAEHFVHCYRGTDPFFMNLRFLNALKEWVWFDVRGIPVLDDQAKVTHIVVVCRDITGQINYEEMLKSYAFYDYLTELPNRRKFEDCLTETLAKSRESHLPFALLYLDGDSFKQINDDLGHDKGDTFLRLIGKRLAQWGDNKSVIARIGGDEFAILLKDLADVKEARNKAEDLLIKLREPYQVGEHTVYSSFSIGVSLYPLDADTKEELFHKSDQALYYGKQQGKDTIFFYQDMK, encoded by the coding sequence TTGGGACATACCTTACTGACGCCATTTATGGACGAAACAGGCAAAGTCGTCCAAATATTAGCGATGACAAAAGATATTACTGAGCTCGCTAAAAAGGAACAAGAACTTGATCCAGTTCACGCTGTCTATCGTTCCTTACTAAAAAATACAGCGGATGCGATTCTAATTGTAGAGCTTGATGGGAAGGTTCTTGAGACCAACCCGGCTTTTGAAAAGTTGTATGGGTTTACAAAGGAGGAGTTAAAGAAGGAGCGTTTTCCTTTTGTTCCTTTTTCCTTGAAGTCTGAAGCAGATGAATTAATTGAAAAAGCAGTCCGAAAAAAGCATATTTCCGCTTATGAAACGAAGCGCCGCCATAAAAATGGGGACTGGGTCGATGTCTCAGTGACCGTTTCACCTATATATGGAAACGATGGAACCGTCATAGGGGTTAGTTCAATCATAAGAAACATTAGTGAGCAAAAAATTATGAATCAGAAGTTAAAGGCTGGTCGTTCACGATATCAATCCTTGTTCGAATTCAACCCACATCCTATCGTCACATTAACCCTGAGAGGAACAATTACAAAGGCAAATCCGGCTGTGCTCCAAATGCTCAACCTCAAGGAAGACGAACTTCTGCACTCATCTATTACAAAATGGGTCCACGGGGAAGAAATAGACCATGTCAAACAGCATATGAGAGGGAGTATTTCTGGAAAGAAAATGTGGTTTCAAACAAGATTTATGGCAAGGAGTAATGAAAGAATTGTAAACGTATTCCTGACTCCGATTTTAACAGGACAGAGAAAAGACGGGATGTATGCGATTTTAGAGGATATTACTGAAAAAGAGGCAGCAGTAAAAGCATTAAAACAAAGTGAGGCTAAGTTTAAGCTGATTGCTGATCATTCGCAAGACCTTATTTCTGTCTTTAGTCCTTACGGAAAGCTTATGTATGGCTCCCCTTCACATGTGGACTTTTTTGGCTTTGATCCTACCGATGCTGATGTCGATAAAATAGCAACAGTTGTCCATCCAAAGGAGATGGGCCAACTGGCCGAGCATTTTGTTCATTGTTATAGAGGTACGGATCCATTTTTTATGAATCTGCGGTTCTTGAATGCCCTTAAAGAATGGGTGTGGTTTGATGTGAGGGGGATCCCTGTGTTAGATGATCAAGCCAAGGTGACTCATATTGTGGTGGTTTGCCGGGATATTACAGGACAAATCAATTATGAAGAGATGCTGAAAAGTTATGCCTTCTATGATTATTTAACAGAGTTACCGAATCGCCGAAAATTTGAAGATTGTTTAACGGAAACGTTGGCGAAATCAAGGGAAAGTCATCTTCCGTTTGCGCTTCTTTATTTAGATGGCGATAGTTTTAAACAGATCAATGATGACCTTGGTCACGATAAAGGGGATACTTTTCTAAGATTAATTGGGAAACGGTTGGCGCAATGGGGGGATAACAAGTCTGTCATTGCTAGAATCGGAGGGGATGAGTTTGCTATTTTGCTTAAGGATTTAGCAGATGTTAAAGAAGCGAGGAATAAGGCAGAGGATTTACTAATTAAATTAAGGGAACCCTATCAAGTTGGGGAACATACCGTTTATTCGTCCTTTTCTATTGGCGTATCCCTTTATCCGCTTGATGCCGATACGAAAGAGGAACTATTTCACAAATCAGATCAGGCGTTATACTACGGAAAACAGCAAGGTAAGGACACGATCTTTTTTTATCAAGATATGAAGTGA
- a CDS encoding ABC transporter ATP-binding protein encodes MDSLLANDLTLGYGDQVIIDSLDIKIPKGEVTVLIGGNGCGKSTLLRSLARLLKPKSGQVVLDSSDISKMRTKDVAKKMAILPQSPTTPEGLSVYQLVKQGRYPYQSWAKRWAKEDEEAVNKALTDTNLLELKDRSVDSLSGGQRQRAWIAMTLAQDTDLLLLDEPTTYLDMSHQIDILDLLFDLNKDNGRTVVMVLHDINLACRYADHIVAVKDKTVYAQGKPEDVINCDLMQHVFEMTCDVREDPIFGTPMCIPHGKGRCLIKQAQAEAQQQTVQRQTV; translated from the coding sequence ATGGATTCACTGTTGGCGAACGATCTAACACTAGGATATGGCGATCAAGTTATCATAGATTCTTTGGATATAAAGATCCCTAAAGGGGAAGTAACTGTTTTGATCGGCGGAAATGGCTGTGGTAAATCCACATTGCTTCGTTCATTGGCACGGCTATTAAAACCTAAATCGGGGCAAGTTGTGCTTGACAGCTCGGACATATCAAAAATGCGTACCAAAGACGTAGCTAAGAAAATGGCAATTCTGCCTCAAAGCCCGACAACGCCTGAAGGTTTAAGTGTTTACCAGCTCGTGAAACAGGGACGTTACCCTTATCAAAGCTGGGCAAAGCGCTGGGCAAAAGAAGATGAGGAAGCCGTTAATAAAGCACTGACAGATACCAACTTATTAGAATTGAAAGACCGCTCAGTTGACTCGTTATCCGGTGGACAGCGTCAGCGTGCATGGATTGCGATGACTCTAGCCCAGGATACTGATTTACTATTATTGGATGAGCCGACAACGTACTTGGATATGTCACATCAAATCGATATACTCGATTTATTGTTTGATCTTAACAAGGATAATGGACGTACAGTTGTCATGGTTCTCCATGATATTAACCTGGCCTGTCGTTACGCTGATCACATTGTCGCTGTAAAGGATAAAACAGTGTATGCACAAGGTAAACCTGAAGATGTAATTAATTGTGATTTAATGCAGCATGTCTTTGAAATGACATGTGATGTCCGGGAAGACCCTATTTTCGGTACGCCAATGTGCATTCCCCACGGCAAAGGTCGTTGCTTAATTAAGCAGGCCCAAGCAGAAGCACAACAACAAACAGTACAAAGACAGACAGTTTAA
- a CDS encoding peptide chain release factor 3, whose product MTIRDEMKKRRTFAIISHPDAGKTTITEKMLLFGNLIRSAGTVKGKKSGKFATSDWMEIEKQRGISVTSSVMNFPYKDYQVNILDTPGHEDFSEDTYRTLTAVDSVVMVIDATKGIEAQTLKLFKVCKMRGIPIFTFINKMDREGREPLELMEEIESTLNIETYPMTWPAGMGKRFLGVFDRHNEQFVQYTGNEEEMYIPYDELENHKELTEDATYQEAEGEMLLVDEAGDGFDLEKVMKGDQTPVFFGSALAPFGVETFFNTFIDFAPEPAPRRSTEGIVSPDQEEFSGFIFKIQANMNPQHRDRIAFVRICSGKFERGMNVTLSRTGKTFKLAQSQQFVASSRGTVEEGYAGDIIGIYDPNIYRIGDTIVTGKQNFEYDELPQFPPELFKKVTAKNVMKSKQFKKGLEQLVQEGAIQLFKRYRFEDYIIGAVGELQYEVFEYRMKNEYNVEVELTSMGERIPRWIPEEQVDESMFDERNMLAVDREGLPLVLFKNDFSLRWFKDKHEDIELIDLFEVNQYDQSYQ is encoded by the coding sequence ATGACGATACGAGATGAGATGAAAAAACGTCGCACGTTTGCAATTATTTCCCACCCGGATGCAGGGAAAACAACGATAACAGAAAAAATGCTGTTATTTGGAAATTTAATTCGCTCAGCGGGAACAGTTAAAGGGAAGAAATCAGGTAAATTTGCGACCTCTGACTGGATGGAAATTGAGAAACAGCGTGGAATTTCTGTTACCTCAAGTGTAATGAATTTTCCTTATAAGGATTACCAAGTAAATATTTTAGATACACCGGGTCACGAAGATTTTAGTGAAGATACGTACAGAACGTTAACAGCTGTTGACAGTGTTGTCATGGTCATTGACGCAACGAAAGGGATCGAGGCGCAAACGCTGAAACTGTTTAAAGTATGTAAAATGCGCGGTATTCCGATTTTTACTTTTATCAATAAAATGGACCGCGAAGGACGCGAACCTCTTGAATTAATGGAGGAAATCGAATCGACATTAAACATTGAGACGTATCCGATGACATGGCCAGCAGGGATGGGAAAACGTTTCTTAGGTGTGTTTGATCGTCACAATGAGCAGTTTGTCCAGTACACTGGAAACGAAGAAGAAATGTATATTCCTTATGATGAGCTTGAGAACCATAAAGAATTAACTGAAGATGCAACTTATCAAGAAGCAGAAGGTGAAATGTTGCTGGTAGATGAGGCGGGAGATGGTTTTGACTTGGAGAAAGTGATGAAAGGGGATCAAACACCTGTCTTCTTCGGCAGTGCGCTTGCGCCATTTGGTGTGGAAACCTTTTTCAATACGTTTATTGACTTTGCACCTGAACCGGCTCCGCGCCGTTCTACGGAAGGCATTGTCTCACCTGACCAGGAAGAATTTTCGGGTTTTATTTTCAAAATACAAGCCAATATGAATCCACAGCATCGCGACAGAATTGCCTTTGTACGAATCTGTTCAGGAAAGTTCGAACGTGGAATGAATGTGACGCTGTCCAGAACAGGGAAAACGTTCAAGCTCGCTCAGTCTCAGCAGTTTGTTGCCTCTTCAAGAGGGACGGTGGAAGAGGGATATGCAGGGGACATTATCGGAATTTATGATCCAAATATCTATCGCATTGGTGATACAATAGTGACAGGCAAACAGAACTTCGAATATGATGAGCTACCGCAATTCCCTCCAGAACTTTTCAAAAAAGTAACGGCCAAAAACGTGATGAAATCGAAGCAGTTTAAAAAGGGATTGGAGCAGCTTGTTCAAGAAGGTGCGATCCAGTTGTTCAAGCGGTATCGCTTTGAAGACTATATTATTGGTGCCGTCGGAGAGCTTCAATATGAAGTGTTCGAGTATCGTATGAAGAACGAGTACAACGTTGAAGTCGAGCTAACATCGATGGGGGAAAGGATTCCTCGCTGGATTCCTGAAGAACAAGTGGATGAATCGATGTTTGATGAACGCAATATGCTTGCTGTTGATCGAGAAGGACTTCCGCTTGTTTTATTCAAGAACGACTTCTCATTACGTTGGTTTAAGGATAAGCATGAGGATATCGAATTAATTGACCTGTTTGAAGTCAATCAGTATGATCAATCCTATCAGTAA
- a CDS encoding haloacid dehalogenase type II, whose amino-acid sequence MSYQAYVFDAYGTLFDVHSVKDTIHNLYPEKGSSISESWRERQVHYFMIRQLIQGYQPFDTVTKWALIDALAMNDVDYSDETIQKLMDQYQHLQPYTEVSRLAENNPDKQLTIFSNGTRPMLQPLLKNNQLTNTFSLLSADDAEVYKPHPEAYQFAQNKLNQQKEEILFFSSNPWDIAGATHYGFHTAWVNRQGVKWPELGLKPTHILTDLQEIPTNN is encoded by the coding sequence ATGAGTTACCAAGCCTATGTATTTGATGCATATGGAACCTTATTTGATGTCCATTCAGTTAAAGATACGATACACAACCTTTATCCAGAGAAGGGATCATCAATAAGTGAATCCTGGCGTGAACGTCAAGTTCATTATTTTATGATTCGCCAGCTCATTCAAGGTTACCAACCTTTTGATACGGTTACAAAGTGGGCTTTAATTGATGCACTTGCTATGAACGACGTAGACTATAGCGATGAGACTATTCAAAAATTAATGGACCAATATCAACATTTGCAGCCATACACTGAAGTATCCCGTTTAGCTGAGAACAACCCTGATAAACAATTGACGATCTTCTCCAACGGAACACGGCCCATGTTACAGCCGCTACTTAAAAACAATCAGCTTACGAATACCTTTTCCCTCCTTAGTGCAGATGATGCAGAAGTGTATAAGCCACATCCTGAGGCTTATCAGTTTGCGCAAAATAAGCTGAACCAGCAAAAAGAAGAGATTCTTTTCTTCTCAAGTAATCCGTGGGATATTGCTGGAGCTACGCACTATGGATTTCACACAGCCTGGGTGAACCGTCAAGGTGTAAAATGGCCAGAACTAGGCTTAAAACCAACACACATTTTAACTGACTTACAGGAGATCCCAACAAACAATTGA
- a CDS encoding COX15/CtaA family protein, with amino-acid sequence MKKFSIITTFVTFLALILGNLVVATKSGDACGTTWPICNGAIFPDITNYHVIIEYSHRLMVPLLAMFTFINAVGAIIKHRERRSVLILAVMSLGMLVFQSLIGGLNVLLGTPPGFTTLDVTFSQILLLILVLLSYSLHTEKVELDRTSWSTINLSYRAFLIGFTIYMVQVILGAFFKHSAASNVMLDIPAIEYLTKSESIANMLYSLHWVATVVIFVAAIWFVIYASKFKYHVLLSWLYLISILLNAVVGFVIVVTGNVVVASSLHMILSTLTTVIGGCILGGYWFKLQKRTV; translated from the coding sequence ATGAAGAAATTCTCAATAATAACCACATTCGTCACTTTTCTTGCGCTCATCCTTGGAAATCTGGTTGTGGCAACGAAATCAGGTGATGCTTGCGGAACGACATGGCCGATTTGCAATGGGGCAATCTTTCCGGATATTACAAACTACCACGTGATCATCGAATACTCCCATCGCTTAATGGTTCCATTACTGGCTATGTTTACGTTTATTAATGCGGTAGGGGCGATTATAAAGCATCGTGAAAGGCGTTCTGTCCTTATCTTGGCGGTTATGAGTCTTGGTATGCTTGTCTTTCAATCATTAATCGGCGGCTTGAACGTCTTATTAGGAACACCCCCAGGGTTTACAACATTAGACGTTACATTCAGTCAGATTCTTCTGCTCATACTAGTGTTATTAAGCTATAGTCTTCATACTGAGAAAGTTGAGCTGGACAGGACAAGTTGGTCAACAATTAATCTGAGTTACCGTGCATTTCTAATAGGGTTTACGATTTATATGGTTCAAGTCATCTTAGGTGCATTTTTCAAACATAGTGCAGCTAGTAATGTGATGCTTGATATCCCTGCAATAGAGTATTTAACGAAAAGTGAGTCCATTGCCAATATGCTTTACTCGCTTCATTGGGTTGCGACAGTGGTTATTTTCGTCGCTGCTATTTGGTTCGTTATTTATGCGTCGAAATTTAAATACCATGTCCTATTATCGTGGTTGTATTTAATCTCGATTTTGTTGAATGCTGTTGTTGGATTTGTGATTGTCGTGACAGGAAATGTTGTCGTGGCTTCTTCTCTTCACATGATTCTTTCCACGCTAACAACCGTGATTGGTGGCTGCATCCTTGGAGGGTATTGGTTTAAATTGCAAAAGAGAACGGTGTAA
- a CDS encoding DEAD/DEAH box helicase produces MQSYLLQPNDIKKITGETFYERGKKYYNQGKVYGLSHNSAIRSWRAVVTGTHDYEVRVFFFEDDDLEARCECPAYDTYYSCKHIAAVLFAIREQAILQSSPNNQKVQTQEQLAPMKNDRVFAKRLSEAFRDRQENKYTRAAKRPLHIQYFLHIQSLLGSKSLGIELKLGENYAYVIKDIRELLQHVQQEQPYKLSKKFSYDPAEHYLTEQDEQVFQMLSRAYEQELFYERHWNAGEQKILTLPPSFAPDFLQLLANQHCEVIERGENVGALHVNEEFPELSFYISEERGSYHMHMNQLKSYEYLKDYHLLYKDAGFYLLDQKKEETVRTLHSLLPYNSNGNHTVGQMDMEGIVSYVLPELETIADVQLNQTAQERIIQEELKPQAYLDFTNWSLTIDVQFHYGEHTILPFTKSEASDQVIIQRDSETEQAIIQIIEQAEFKFDGETVYIEEDEVLEEFISEYLPKLRELAEVYTSSPVRSLLDNQHRELVPSVEIESDGSWLDVSFGIDGISNDDVTAALKAAIERKKYYRLSDGALLSLTSDSFERFQRLADELDLSVSDIDDHSLQVAKARSLQVDEALRLEAKERDERFNQLVQRLKSPESLMIDPPERLEADLRFYQLTGFRWLKTLATYGLGGVLADDMGLGKTVQSIAFLLYEKEQQLMENPALIITPASLVYNWKKEFEKFSPTLTVQVITGDPVTRREQIEQNTSDILITSYPLLRQDAPAYKEVPFHAMILDEAQAIKNEATKTAQAVRSLRATHRFALSGTPIENSLSELWSLFRTIMPGFYTSKKKFLQMKPEKIARMTRPFILRRMKTEVLEELPDKLETVQYSELTREQKEVYLAYLEKIQSDIQETIATKGIQRGKLEILAGLTRLRQICCHPALFLENYEGESGKLEQLKELASELKSSGHRVLIFSQFSSMLKILYQELSDTGINAFYLDGNTKSEHRVDMVEQFNEGEKDAFFISLKAGGTGLNLTGADTVILYDLWWNPAVEEQAAGRAHRIGQEKVVQVIRMISEGTIEERIFQLQQKKRDLVDQIIQPGESMLTSLSEKEIRELFQ; encoded by the coding sequence ATGCAGTCATACCTTTTACAACCTAATGATATAAAGAAAATAACCGGCGAAACGTTTTACGAACGTGGGAAAAAATACTACAACCAAGGGAAAGTGTACGGACTTTCCCACAATAGCGCCATTAGATCCTGGCGCGCCGTAGTAACGGGTACTCATGACTATGAGGTACGCGTTTTCTTTTTTGAAGATGATGATTTAGAAGCAAGATGTGAATGCCCTGCCTATGATACTTATTATAGTTGTAAGCACATTGCAGCCGTTCTCTTTGCTATTCGCGAGCAAGCCATTTTGCAATCATCCCCGAATAACCAGAAGGTGCAAACACAAGAACAATTGGCACCAATGAAGAATGATCGCGTCTTTGCCAAGAGACTTTCCGAGGCGTTCCGAGACCGTCAGGAAAATAAATACACTCGCGCAGCTAAACGCCCTTTACACATCCAATATTTCTTGCATATTCAATCATTATTAGGCAGCAAGAGTCTTGGTATTGAACTGAAGCTTGGAGAAAATTATGCTTACGTGATCAAAGATATTCGCGAACTCCTCCAGCATGTTCAACAAGAACAACCATATAAGCTCTCAAAAAAATTCAGCTATGATCCAGCGGAACATTATTTAACAGAGCAAGATGAGCAAGTCTTTCAGATGCTATCACGCGCCTACGAACAAGAACTTTTTTACGAGCGTCACTGGAATGCCGGAGAACAGAAGATATTAACACTTCCTCCTTCTTTCGCACCTGATTTCCTTCAGCTTCTTGCAAATCAGCATTGTGAGGTTATTGAACGAGGAGAAAACGTAGGAGCTTTACACGTGAACGAGGAGTTCCCTGAACTATCCTTTTATATTTCTGAAGAACGCGGAAGTTATCATATGCATATGAATCAGTTAAAATCCTATGAATACTTGAAAGATTATCATCTTCTTTATAAGGATGCCGGATTTTATTTGCTCGATCAAAAAAAAGAAGAGACCGTTCGCACATTACATTCGCTGCTCCCCTATAATTCGAACGGCAACCATACCGTAGGACAAATGGACATGGAAGGAATCGTTTCTTACGTTCTCCCGGAACTCGAAACCATTGCTGATGTGCAGCTAAACCAAACAGCACAAGAAAGAATTATTCAAGAAGAGCTGAAGCCTCAAGCCTATCTCGACTTTACTAATTGGTCATTGACGATTGACGTACAGTTTCATTATGGGGAGCATACGATTCTCCCTTTCACTAAATCCGAGGCCTCAGACCAGGTGATCATTCAACGTGATAGCGAAACAGAACAAGCGATTATTCAAATCATTGAACAGGCCGAATTTAAATTTGACGGTGAAACGGTTTATATTGAGGAGGATGAGGTCCTTGAAGAGTTTATCAGCGAGTACTTGCCAAAATTGCGTGAGCTGGCTGAAGTGTACACCTCTTCACCTGTCCGCTCACTACTTGACAATCAACATCGGGAACTCGTCCCTTCCGTTGAAATTGAAAGTGACGGAAGTTGGCTGGATGTAAGCTTTGGTATTGATGGCATATCAAATGATGATGTGACAGCTGCTCTAAAAGCTGCCATTGAACGAAAGAAATACTATCGTTTATCTGACGGTGCTTTACTCTCGCTCACCTCAGATTCCTTTGAACGATTTCAGAGGCTTGCGGATGAACTTGATTTAAGTGTATCAGATATCGATGATCATTCCTTACAAGTAGCTAAAGCACGCAGCTTACAGGTAGATGAAGCCCTTCGTTTGGAAGCGAAAGAGCGAGATGAACGATTTAATCAGCTCGTTCAGCGTCTGAAGTCGCCGGAATCACTGATGATTGACCCACCTGAACGTCTAGAAGCCGACCTCCGTTTTTATCAACTGACAGGCTTTCGTTGGTTAAAGACGCTCGCAACTTACGGGTTAGGTGGTGTCTTAGCCGATGACATGGGGCTTGGAAAAACAGTCCAAAGCATTGCCTTTCTTCTTTATGAAAAAGAACAGCAGCTTATGGAAAATCCAGCCCTGATTATTACACCGGCATCACTTGTTTACAATTGGAAAAAAGAGTTCGAGAAATTTTCCCCGACTCTGACGGTTCAAGTCATCACTGGGGATCCTGTGACTCGAAGGGAACAAATTGAACAAAATACGTCAGATATTTTGATCACTTCCTATCCATTACTGAGACAGGACGCTCCTGCCTACAAGGAAGTACCTTTTCATGCAATGATCTTAGATGAAGCACAAGCGATTAAAAATGAAGCAACGAAAACGGCCCAAGCCGTTCGCAGCTTACGAGCTACTCATCGGTTCGCGTTAAGCGGCACACCCATTGAGAATTCTCTGAGTGAGCTTTGGTCTTTATTTCGAACGATCATGCCAGGATTTTATACAAGTAAGAAGAAATTCCTGCAAATGAAGCCGGAAAAAATTGCGCGAATGACCCGACCTTTCATTTTAAGGAGGATGAAGACAGAAGTACTTGAAGAACTACCAGATAAACTGGAAACTGTGCAATATTCCGAACTGACACGGGAACAGAAAGAAGTCTATTTAGCTTATCTGGAAAAAATTCAGTCAGATATTCAGGAAACGATTGCTACAAAAGGGATTCAGCGTGGCAAACTCGAAATATTAGCCGGACTCACACGCCTTCGCCAGATTTGCTGCCATCCTGCACTCTTCTTAGAAAATTATGAAGGGGAATCCGGAAAGCTTGAGCAGCTTAAAGAACTGGCTTCCGAACTGAAAAGCAGTGGCCATCGCGTGCTTATCTTCTCCCAATTCTCAAGCATGTTAAAAATTCTCTATCAAGAATTATCGGATACGGGGATTAATGCTTTTTATTTAGACGGAAACACGAAAAGTGAGCATCGTGTTGACATGGTTGAACAATTTAACGAAGGCGAGAAAGACGCCTTCTTTATTTCATTGAAAGCTGGTGGCACAGGCTTGAATCTAACGGGTGCGGACACCGTCATTCTCTATGATCTATGGTGGAACCCGGCTGTAGAGGAGCAAGCGGCCGGCCGTGCCCATCGGATCGGTCAAGAAAAAGTTGTTCAAGTCATTCGGATGATTTCTGAAGGAACGATTGAAGAACGAATTTTCCAGCTCCAACAGAAAAAGCGCGATTTAGTTGACCAGATTATCCAACCTGGTGAATCAATGCTTACATCGTTAAGTGAAAAGGAAATTCGCGAATTGTTTCAATAA
- a CDS encoding PDZ domain-containing protein, with translation MDAWWNEIWNGLARLFIQPLFYWSVILLFMLSIRRIKKERRSFGTRVFDIFAEGRSTWRVSVVGGFFLSLLAIGGGIVFTYPFLLLLSVVTVILSLTLKLTWLSAAYTFGLTYLLLLMAPYIPEGILPDAWLVVLENTPLTGVALTMSVLLMIEGVILAKTSSRRTFPERVKGNRGKMVGQHRVKKLVLIPMVGLLPGGMIESFAPWWPLFSIGEHSYGFILVPLLLGWEWVARAQTPKLVAIKVGRQTTAIAILSFGLSVASLYVSILSLAAVAVSLLGREMIYAVHRIRENRQPFFTADHRGVRILGTIPGSPADEMDLLPGELILKVNAIPVTSVEEFYEALQTNGAFSKIEVRDFRGENRFTQRAMYEGEHHELGILFVQEAVREQIAE, from the coding sequence ATGGATGCTTGGTGGAATGAGATATGGAATGGATTGGCAAGACTTTTTATTCAGCCGTTATTTTATTGGTCTGTCATCCTCTTATTTATGTTATCGATTCGTAGAATAAAAAAAGAACGAAGAAGTTTTGGAACGAGAGTATTTGATATATTCGCTGAAGGCAGAAGTACATGGCGCGTCTCGGTGGTCGGCGGGTTCTTCTTATCGTTATTAGCCATTGGTGGAGGGATCGTTTTCACCTATCCTTTCCTACTTCTATTAAGTGTGGTCACTGTTATTTTAAGTCTGACATTAAAACTAACCTGGCTGTCGGCAGCTTATACATTTGGTTTAACGTACCTGTTGCTTCTAATGGCTCCATACATACCTGAAGGCATTTTACCTGACGCCTGGCTTGTTGTTTTAGAGAATACTCCTCTCACAGGTGTTGCTCTAACAATGAGTGTATTATTAATGATCGAGGGTGTGATTTTGGCGAAAACCTCCTCGAGGAGAACCTTTCCTGAACGTGTTAAAGGGAATCGTGGAAAAATGGTTGGCCAACACCGGGTGAAGAAGCTTGTCCTCATCCCGATGGTTGGTCTTCTGCCGGGTGGAATGATTGAATCTTTTGCTCCATGGTGGCCGCTATTTTCAATTGGCGAACATAGCTATGGATTTATACTTGTCCCCTTGCTATTAGGATGGGAATGGGTTGCCCGTGCGCAAACACCGAAATTGGTAGCCATCAAGGTAGGGCGTCAAACCACAGCTATTGCTATCCTATCATTCGGGTTATCTGTCGCTAGCTTATATGTGTCTATTTTGTCTCTTGCAGCGGTGGCAGTAAGTTTGTTAGGAAGAGAAATGATCTATGCTGTCCACCGAATACGTGAGAATCGTCAGCCGTTTTTTACAGCAGATCATAGAGGTGTACGGATTCTTGGTACGATTCCGGGGAGTCCGGCTGATGAGATGGATCTGCTTCCAGGTGAGTTGATTTTGAAAGTGAATGCGATTCCTGTTACATCTGTAGAAGAGTTTTACGAGGCCTTACAAACAAATGGGGCATTTAGTAAGATTGAAGTGAGAGACTTTAGGGGAGAAAATCGGTTTACACAACGTGCTATGTATGAAGGCGAGCATCATGAGCTTGGAATCTTATTTGTTCAGGAGGCTGTTCGTGAACAAATAGCGGAATAA